GGTCGAGCTCTCGCCGCGCCCCGGCGCCGACGCGACCAACGACGTCCTGGCCCGGCTCGCCGGCGTCCATGGCCTCGACCTCGTGGCGGCCGGCAACGTCCACCACGCCACCCCGCAGCGCCACCGGCTCGCCTCGGCGATGGCGGCCGTCCGGGCCCGCCGCAGCCTCGCCGACATGGACGGCTGGCTCGACCTCGGCGGCTCGTCCCACCTGCGCAGCGGCGCGGAGACGGCGGCCGCCCTGGCCGCCCACCCCGACGCGGTGACCCGCAGCGTCACCCTCGCCGACGAGCTGGCCTTCGACCTGCGCAAGGCCTCGCCCGCGCTGCCCAAGCGGCAGATCCCCGAGGGTCACACGGCCGACTCGTGGCTGCGGGTCATCGCCGAGCGCGGCTTCGCCGAGCGCTACGTGGGGACGCCGCACGAGGCCGAGGCGCGCGAGCGGCTCGAGCACGAGCTGCGCGTCATCTCCGAGAAGGACTTCGCCGGCTACTTCGTGATCGTCCACGACATCGTCGCGTTCGCCCGCGAGCGCCGGATCCTGTGCCAGGGCCGCGGGTCCGCCGCGAGCTCCGCGGTCTGCTACGCCCTCGGCATCACCGCCGTCGACGCGGTGTTCTACAAGCTCCCCTTCGAGCGGTTCATCTCCGCGCACCGCGACGAGGAGCCCGACATCGACGTCGACTTCGACTCCGACCGGCGCGAGGAGGTGATCCAGTGGGTCTACGACACCTACGGGCGCCGCAACGCCGCCCAGGTCGCCAACATCATCACCTACCGCCCCCGGATGGCGGTGCGCGACGCCGCCAAGGCGCTCGGCTTCTCCCCCGGCCAGCAGGACGCCTGGTCCAAGCAGGTCGACGGCTGGCCATCCATGTCGAACGGGGGGCGCGTGGTGACCGGCGACGCAGGCGACGCCTCCGCCCACGACATCCCGGACCCGGTCGTCGCGCTGGCCGAGGAGCTGATGGGCGCTCCGCGCCACCTCGGCATCCACTCCGGCGGGATGGTGCTCACCGAGCGTCCCATCGGCGAGGTCTGCCCGATCGAGCGCGCCCGGATGGACCGCCGCACGGTGCTGCAGTGGGACAAGGACGCCTGCGAGTCGATGGGGCTGGTCAAGTTCGACCTGCTCGGGCTCGGGATGCTCGGCGCCCTCGACCACATGATGCGGCTCGTCGCCGAGCATCTCGGCGAGGAGTGGGACCTCGCGTCGATGCCCAAGGAGGAGCCGGCCGTCTACGACATGCTCTGCCGCGCCGACTCGATCGGCGTCTTCCAGGTCGAGAGCCGCGCCCAGATCGGCACCCTCCCCCGCCTGCGGCCGCGTGAGTTCTACGACCTCGCCATCGAGATCGCGCTGATCCGTCCCGGTCCGATCCAGGGCGGCGCGGTGCACCCCTACGTCCGCCGCGCCACCGGCCAGGAGCCGGTGACCTACGACCACCCCGAGCTGGTGCCGGTCCTCGAGCGCACCAAGGGGGTGCCGCTGTTCCAGGAGCAGCTGATGGCGATGGCCGTGACCCTCGGCGACTGCACCCGCGACGACGCCGACCTGCTGCGCCGCGCGATGGGCTCCAAGCGCGGCGTGGAGCGGATCGAGTCGGTCAAGGCAAAGCTCTACTCCGGCATGGAGCGGCGCGGCATCACCGGTGACCTCGCCGACTCGATCTACGTCAAGATCCTGTCCTTCGCCAACTTCGGCTTCGCCGAGTCCCACGCGCTGTCCTTCGCACTCCTGGTCTACGCCTCCTCCTGGTTCAAGCTCCACTACCCCGCGGCGTTCCTCGCCGGGCTGCTGCGCAACCAGCCGATGGGCTTCTACTCCCCGCAGTCGCTCGTCGGCGACGCGCGCCGCCACGGCGTCGAGGTGCGCCGACCCGACGTCACCCGCTCGGCCGCCCAGGCCGACCTCGAGCCGCTCGTCGTCGGCCCGGCGCGGGCCGGCGGCCGCGCCGCCTGCTGCCAGCCGCGGTTCGAGCGGGTCGAGTGGGTGCCCGGCACGCCCGACCCGGTGCCGGACCACCGCCGCGACGGCGGCCACGCCGTACGCCTCGGGCTCGACTCGGTGCGCGGCATCGGCCTCGACGTGGCGCGGCGCATCGTCGCGGCGCGCGAGGAGGCGCCGTTCACCGGCGTCACCGACCTGTCGCGGCGGGCGGGGCTCACCTCCGCCCAGCTCGAGGCGCTCGCCACCGCGGGTGCGTTCGACGCCTGGGGGATGCAGCGCCGCGAGGCGCTGTGGGCGGCAGGCTTCGCCGAGGCCGCCGACCACCTGCCAGGCGTCACGCCCGCCCCCGCCGCGCCGACCCTGCCCGGGATGAGCGAGCCCGAGATCACCCTCGCCGACCTCTGGGCCACCGGCATCTCGCCCGAGCGCCACCCCGTCGAGCACCTGCGCGACCAGCTGCGCAGCGCGGGGGTGCGCTCGGTCGCCGACCTCGCCACCACCGAGGCCGGGCGCCGCGTCCACGTCGGTGGCCTGGTCACCCACCGCCAGCGCCCCGGCACGGCGATGGGCGTCACCTTCCTCAACCTCGAGGACGAGACCGGGATGCTCAACGTGGTGTGCTCGGTCGGGGTGATGAAGGCCCACCGCCAGGCCGCCCGCAACCGGGTGGCGGTGGTGATCCGCGGCCGGCTCGAGCGCAACGAGGGCGTCACCAACCTCGTCGCCGACCGGGTGGAGCCGATCGACGTGGTGGTGCCCGGCGCCGGCGCGGTGCTCCAGGCACGCGCGTCCTCGCGCGACTTCCGCTGAGGGCTCCCGCGTATCGTCGAGGAGTGACGTCCGCACCGGCCCCCACCCTCGCCCTCAGCCACCGGTTCGCGCAGGACCTGCCTGAGCTGGCACTCCCCTGGCAGGCCCGCGAGACGCCCGACCCGCGGCTGCTCGTGCTCGACGAGCGGCTCGCCGCCGACCTCGGGCTCGACCCCGACTGGCTGCGTACGCCCGACGGCGTGGGGCTGCTCACCGGCACCCGCCTCCCGGACGGCGCGACCCCGGTGGCGCAGGCCTACTCCGGCCACCAGTTCGGCGGCTGGTCGCCGCGCCTCGGCGACGGCCGCGCCCTCCTGCTCGGCGAGCTGCAGGACACCTCCGGACGGCTCCGCGACCTGCACCTCAAGGGCTCGGGCCGCACCCCCTTCTCCCGCGGCGGCGACGGGCTGGCAGCGGTCGGTCCGATGCTGCGCGAGCACGTCGTCAGCCAGGCGATGCACGCCCTCGGCATCCCCACCACTCGCTCGCTCGCGGTGGTCGCCACCGGCGACGTCGTGCACCGCGAGACCGTGCTCCCCGGCGCCGTGCTGGCCCGCGTGGCGAGCAGCCACCTGCGCGTCGGCTCCTTCCAGTACGCCGCCGCGACCGGCGACACCGACCTGCTGCGTCGCCTGGCCGACCACGCCATCGCCCGCCACCACCCGGCCGCCGCCGACGCCGGCCACCCCCACCTCGCCCTGCTGGAGTCGGTCATCGCCGCCCAGGCCGCGCTGGTCGCACAGTGGATGCTCGTCGGCTTCGTCCACGGCGTGATGAACACCGACAACACGACGATCTCCGGCGAGACCATCGACTACGGCCCGTGCGCCTTCGTCGACGCCTTCGACCCCGCCGCGGTGTTCAGCTCCATCGACACCGACGGCCGCTACGCGTTCGGCCAGCAGCCGGTCGTGCTGGAGTGGAACCTCGCGCGGTTCGCCGAGACCCTGCTCCCGCTGCTCGCCGACGAGCAGGAGGCGGCCGTCGCGGTGGCCGTCGACGCGCTGGGCCGCTTCCGTCCGCTCTACTCGGCCGCCTGGACGGCCGGCATGCGCGCCAAGCTGGGGCTGACCGACGACGTCGCCGGCGAGACCGTGTCGGACCTGTCGGGCGACCTGCTCCGGCTGATGGCCGACCACCACGTCGACCACACCTCGTTCTTCCGCCGACTGGGCCGGGCCGCCCGCGGCGACGCGGAGCCGGCCCGGAGCCTGGTCCTCGACCTCGCTGGCTTCGACGCGTGGGCCGACCGCTGGCGCGCGCTCGGCCCCGACGCGGTCGTGATGGACCGGACCAATCCCGCCTACGTCCCGCGCAACCACCTCGTCGAGGAGGCGCTGGACGCCGCGACCGACGGCGACCTCGACCCGCTGGAGCGGCTCCTCGAGGCCGTCACCACGCCCTTCGACGAGCGTCCCGGCCTCGAGCGGTTCCTCGAGCCGGCGCCCGCGTCGTTCGGGGCGTACCGCACGTTCTGCGGCACCTGAGCCCGTTCCGGGCAGCGCCGCCGAAGCGGTCCCGGAGCCGGTCGGCCGGTAGATTCGGGCGGTGCCCGACACCCGCCCCCGCCGTACGTTCGCCGTCATCAGCCACCCCGACGCCGGCAAGTCGACCCTCACCGAGGCGCTCGCCCTGCACGCCCGGGTGATCACGGAGGCAGGTGCGGTCCACGGCAAGGGTGACCGGCGCGCGACGGTGTCGGACTGGATGGCGATGGAGAAGGCACGCGGCATCTCGATCACGTCGGCGGCGCTGCAGTTCGTCCACCAGGACCACGTCATCAACCTGGTCGACACCCCCGGCCACAGCGACTTCTCCGAGGACACCTACCGGGTGCTGTCGGCCGTCGACTCGGCCGTGATGCTCGTCGACGCCGGCAAGGGACTCGAGCCGCAGACCCTCAAGCTGTTCAAGGTGTGCGCGCTGCGCGGCATCCCGGTCATGACGGTCATCAACAAGTGGGACCGTCCCGGCCTGTCGGCCCTCGAGCTGATGGACCTGATCCAGGAGAAGATCGGCCTGCGGCCCACCCCGCTCACCTGGCCCGTGGGCGAGGCGGGCGACTTCCGGGGGGTCATCGACCGCCGGACCGGCGAGTTCGTGAAGTACACCCGCACCGCCGGCGGCGCCACCCGCGCCCCCGAGCGCCGGATGGACGCCGCCGAGGTCGAGGAGGCCGACGCGCTGCCCTGGGCCACCGCCGTCGAGGAGCACGAGCTGCTCTCGCTCGACGAGGCCGACCACGACCAGGAGCGGTTCCTCGCCGGCGAGACCACCCCGGTCATGTTCGCCTCGGCGCTGCAGAACTTCGGCGTCGCCCAGCTGCTCGACCTGCTGCTCGACATCGCGCCCGACCCCGGCCCGACCGCCGGCGTCGACGGCAGCGTGCGCCAGGTCGACGACCCGTTCAGCGCGTTCGTCTTCAAGGTGCAGTCGGGCATGAACAACGCCCACCGCGACCGGCTCGCGTACGCCCGCGTCGTCTCGGGGACCTTCGAGCGCGGCATGGTGGTCAACCACGCCGCCACCGGCAAGCCGTTCGCGACGAAGTTCGCCCAGTCGGTCTTCGGGCGCGACACCGCAGCGGTCGAGACCGCGCGGCCCGGCGACATCATCGGGTTCGTCAACGCCCAGGCGCTGCGCGTCGGCGACACGGTCCACGTCGGTGAGCGGATCGAGTACCCGCCGGTCCCGAGCTTCGCCCCCGAGCACTTCGTGACCGCCAGCGCCGGCGACATCGGCCGCTACAAGCAGTTCCGGCGCGGGATCGAGCAGCTCGACCAGGAGGGCGTGGTCCAGGTGCTGCGCTCGGACCTGCGCGGCGACCAGAACCCGGTCCTCGCGGCGGTCGGTCCGATGCAGTTCGAGGTCGTCGAGGACCGGATGACCCACGAGTTCAACTCGCCGATCCGCTTCTCCCGCCTCGACTACCAGGTCGCCCGCCGCACCGACGCGGCCGGCGCGGCCGCCCTCGCCGGCAAGCGCGGCGTCGAGGTGCTCGAGCGCAGCGACGGCACCCGCCTCGCGCTGTTCGTCGACCAGTGGCGCGCGATGGTCACCGCCCGCGACAACCCCGACATCATGCTCGAGGCGCTGCCCGCCGGCGGCAGCTGAGACGACGAAGGGGCCCGCCGGACGGCGGGCCCCTTCGTGCTGGGTGGTGCGACTCAGCCGTTGAGCGCGGTCTTCAGCGCGGTGGCGGGCTTGAAGCCGGCGCTGCGGGACGCGGCGATCTCCATGGTCTCGCCGGTCTGCGGGTTGCGGCCGGTACGAGCGGCACGCTCGCGCACGTCGAACGTGCCGAAGCCGGGGACGGCGACCTTGTCGCCGGCCTCGAGGGCCGACGCGACGGCGCCGAAGACGGCGTCGAGCGCCTTCTCCGCGTCGGACTTGGACAGGTCGGTCTTCTCGGCGACGGCGTCGACGAGCTCACGCTTGTTCATGCTCTCTCCTTGTTCGAAGTCATGGGGTGACGGTTCCTCAACCTAGCGACCTCCCCTGACGCCACGCAGCACCCCCCGGCCACTCGGGCCCGCGAGCGTCGCTCGGGACGTCGTCGCGACGGGTAGGTTGGGCGCCATGTCGACGACCGACCCGACCCCCCGCGCCTTCGGCGAGAAGGGTCGCCGCGACACCCGCCAGCGCCGCGCGCTGCGCGAGCACCTCGAGGCCAGCGACACCTTCACGAGCGCCCAGCGGGTCTACGACGACCTGCGCGCCGGCGGCGACAAGGTGGGCCTGGCGACCGTCTACCGCACGCTCCAGGCGATGGCCGAGGCCGGCGAGGTCGACACCCTCCGCACCGACGACGGCGAGACCCTCTTCCGCAAGTGCGGGCCGCGTCACCACCACCACCTCGTCTGCCGCCGCTGCGGCCGGACGGTCGAGGTCGACGGCCCGAGCGTCGAGCGGTGGGCCACCCAGGCCGCCGAGGACCACGGCTTCACCGACGTCACCCACGTGGTGGAGCTCTTCGGGCACTGCCCCGCCTGCCGCTGACCTGCCGGCTTGCTCGAGGTCCCGGATGCCGAGGCTCCGGGCGGATGGTGGAACCCCCGAGCCACCGGGTGGCGTCGCGCCTCCACGATCTCCTCCGATCGCGGTCCTGGTAGCGCTCGCGCCCGTTCCCAAGCGTGCTACAATTGAGAACGATTCTCGTTCTAAGGAGCTGTAGTGAAGCAGGACACGCACCCCCGTACGGCCCCGTGGCCTTCCGCGACCGGTCGACCGGCCACCTCGTGCTCACCCGATCGACGCTGGTCGGACGCGAGGCCTCCGAGCGGGTCGAGGTCGACGGCGTGACCTACCCGGTCGTCGACGTCGACGTCACCAGCGACAGCCACCCGTTCTGGACCGGTACGGCGCGCACGCTCGACAGCGAGGGCCGCGTGGAGAAGTTCCGCCGCCGCTACGGGGCCGGTCGATGAGGACCCGTGTGCTGGTCGTGACCGGCGTCGACCCGGTCGCCATGGACTCCACCCTGATGACGCTGGCCTGGGACCTGCCGAGCGCCGTGTCCGTCCGGCACCGGATCGACCCGCACTCGCAGGTGCTGACCCGGACCGTCAGCGACATCAGCGGCATCCTCGAGCGGGTCGAGGTCCAGCTCGAGCACGCCTGTGTCAGCTGCGCGCTGCGCGAGGACATCCTCCCCACGCTCGAGCGCCTGGCCCGCGACCGGCGGTGGAGCAGCATCGTCGCCGGCCTCCCCCTCGGCACCGAGGCCCAGCAGCTGGCGCACGCGCTGGGCAACGACACCCGCCTGGCGCGCCACCTCCAGCTCAGCAGCATCGTCGCGGCCGTCGGTGCGACCAACACGGTCGGCGACCTGCTCGGCGACGCGCTGCTGCGCGAGCGCGACGCGCACTCCAACCCCCACGACGACCGTGGGGTCGGGGAGGTCGCCTGCGCCCAGGTCGAGCTCGCCGACCACGTCGTGCTCGACGCCGACCCGGGGCCGGAGTCACTCGACCTGGTGCGTGCGATCGCCCGCCCGGGCGTCCCGGTGGTCACCGACGTCGCGACCCTCGACGTGGGCGAGATCGCCTCGGGTCGCCACCACCCCGTCCTGGCCCGGACCTGGTGCGACCCCGAGCTCGACGCCCCGGTGCCCGACCTCGGCGAGAGCCGCGCCTGGCGCCTCGACCTGCGCTCGTCCCGGCCCCTCCACCCCGACCGGCTCCTCGACCGCATCGAGGACCTCGGCAGCGGCCCGTTCCGCTCACGCGGCACCTTCTGGGTCCCGACCCGGCCCGGCGACATGCTCGAGTGGTCCGGCGCCGGCGGCCAGCTCAGCATCGGCGGCTACAGCCCGTGGGGACGACGCACCCCGATGACCCGCCTGCTCTACACCGGCCTCGGCACGCCGCCGAGCGACCTGCGCACCGCGTTCGAGGCGGTCCTCGTCACCCCGGCCGAGAGCGTGGAGCAGCAGCGCTGGGACGTCCTCGAGGACGGCCTCGAGCCCTGGCTCGGCGACATCCGCGACGTCGCCTGAGCACCCACCGACCCCCGAACCCGCAGGAGGCACACCATGGCCGTACCCAAGCGACGCACGTCGCGCAGCAACACCCGGCACCGCCGGTCGCAGTGGAAGGCGACTCCGCCCGACCTCGTGCCGATCACCGTCGACGGCGAGGTGCGTCACGTGCCGCGCCGCCTGGTGCGGGCCCTCGAGCGCGGCCTCGTCGACCCCGCGGGGAGGCCGGTCCGATGAAGGTCCGCAACTCCATCCGCTCGGTCAAGGACCAGCCCGGCTCCCAGGTCGTGCGCCGCCGCGGGCGGACGTACGTCATCAACAAGCGCAACCCCCGGCTCAAGACCCGCCAGGGCTGAGCCGCCCACCAGCCCAGAGAGGACACCGTGTCCCGCACCTGCCAGGTCACCGGCGCCACCCCCGGCTTCGGTCACCACGTCTCCCACTCGCACCGCCGCACCAAGCGGCGCTTCGACGTCAACGTCCAGTCCAAGCGCTACTGGGTACCCAGCCTGCGCCGCCACGTCACGCTCACCCTGAGCGCCCGCGGCATCAAGACCGTCGACCAGCGCGGCATCGAGGCCGTCGTCGCCGACATCCGCGCACGAGGAGGCAAGGTCTGATGGCCGCCCGCAGCAACCACCAGCGGCCCAAGGTGAAGCTCCGCTCCACCGCCGGCACCGGCTACACCTACGTCACCACCAAGAACCGGCGCACCACCCCCGACCGTGTCGTGCTCCGCAAGTACGACCCGCGCGTGCGCCGCCACGTCGACTTCAGGGAGGAGCGCTGATGGCCAAGAAGTCGAAGATCGTCGCCAACGAACGGCGCAAGCAGGTCGTCGCCCGGCACGCCGAGCGGCGGGCCGCGCTGAAGCAGCAGCTGCGCACCGCCGCCACCGTCGAGGAGCGCGACGCCGCCGTCCGGGCACTCGCACGACTCCCCCGCGACGCCAGCCCGGTCCGGGTCCGCAACCGCGACCAGGTCGACGGCCGCCCGCGTGGGCACCTCCGCAAGGCCGGGGTCTCGCGGATCACCTTCCGCCAGATGGCACACCGCGGCGAGCTCCCAGGCATCACGAAGTCGTCCTGGTGAGACCCCGCCTCGAATTCCCGGGCGGGGGTGCCGAGCCCTAGGATGAGCGGCAGCAGAGGGTTACACGCGTCCTTGGAGGTGGGTTCGGCGCGTCGTTCCGACGCACCCTGAAGGACCCCCGTGACCCCTCTCGCCTCCTACCGCCGACTCCTCGAGCTGGCGGGCCCGACCTACGTGCTCGTCGCCTTCGTCGGGCGTCTCCCGCTGGCCATGAGCCAGCTCGGCACCCTCCTCCTCGTCTCGACGGCGAGCGGCAGCTACGGCCTCGGCGGCCTGAGCGCCGGCGCGCTCGCCGTCGCCAACGCGCTGGGCGCGCCGGTGGCCGGGTCGCTCGCCGACCGGGTCGGCCAGCGCCACGTCGTGCTCGTGCAGTCGCTGCTCGGCGCGACGGGCCTGGCCGCGCTGGTCCTGGTCGTCGGCCGCGACGCCGCCGACGTCGCCGTGGTCCTCACCGCCGCGGCCACCGGGCTGGTGCTGCCGCAGGTCGGCCCGCTGGCGCGGGTGCGGTGGCGGCCGCTCACCCGGTCGACCGGCGAGCACCAGAGGCGGCTGGTCGACGCCGCGTTCTCCTACGAGGGCGCGGCCGACGAGGCGTCGTTCGCCATCGGCCCTGCCCTCGTCGGTCTCTCGGTCGCCGTCGCCTCCCCGTCCGGCGCCCTGCTGCTCGCCGCGGTCCTGCTCGCCGTCTTCGGGTCCGCGTTCGCGCTCGACCCCTCGGCCCGCCTGACCCACGCCACCGCCCACCCGCTCGGTGGCGCGGGGCGGCTCGTGGGCGCCGCCTTCGTGGTGCTCGTGGTCGCGCAGCTGACCATCGGCACGCTGTTCGGTGCGACCCAGACCGGCGCGACCGTCCTGGCCACCGACGCCGGCCGACCCGGCGCCGCCGGCCTGGTGCACGCCACGCTCGGCGTCGGCAGCGCGATCGCCGGCCTGGCGACGGCGTACGTCCCCGAGCGGGTCTCCCACCAGCGCCGCGCGCTCGCCGCGGCGTGCGCGCTGCTCGTCCTCTCGCTCCCGCTGCTGCTCGTCGGGTCGCTGCTGACGGCCGCAGCCACGGTGCTGCTGCTCGGCTTCGCGGTCGCGCCCTACATGATCGCGGTCTTCTCGCTCGCCGAGCGGGTCGTGCCGCCGGCCCGGGTCGGCGCCGCGATGACGATGCTGGCCAGCGCGACCGGCATGGGCTATGCCCTGGGCTCGAGCCTGGCGGGACGGCTCGCCGACCAGTCCGGCGCGACCGCCGCCTTCTGCGTGACCGTCGGCGCGACCGTGCTCGCCGTCGGGCTGATGTCGACCCAGCAGCGCCGGCTCGACCGCGCCGCCCGCGCCGGCACAGCCCCACTGGCGCCGGAGGTCGCCGCGGCGTCGACGCCCCTCGGCTGAGGGCCGTTCGCCGCGAACTCCGGCGCCGACCTGCCCAGCCGGGTAGGTTGGCGGGGTCCGCGACGCTGAGGCACCGTGCCGCCGCCCCGCCGGGCAGGTCGGATGCCGCATGGATCGCGCAGGACCCCCCGCCGGCGAGGCGGGCCGTGACCACCTCGCCACGCTACTCGCCGAGGTGCACGTCGCCCGTCGTCGTCTCGATGGCGCCCGCAACGGTGCCGCCCGCGCCTCGGACGTCCAGGTCCTGCGCCAGGCACTCCTGCAGACCCTCGAGGCCTACGCCGGCGCGCTCGCCGAGGCCGGCGCCCCGCTCCCCTACCGCCTGCGGGACGAGATCGGCCTGCTCAAGGGACTCGGCGGACGCGGCTGACCCGGGTCAGGGGGCACCCGGCGCGCCCGTCTCCCAGACCCGCACCCAGTCGACCTCCATGTGCTGGGGCAGGTGCCGCTCCTTGATCTTCGGCAGCTCGTAGTCGGCCGAGATCAGGCTGAGGATCGGGAACTGGTCGACGGCCGAGACACCGCGTCGCATCCGCCCGGTCTCGCGGCCGTCGATCCGGAACACCAGCAGCCGCGGACGCCACTCGACCGAGAACACGTGGAAGTTGCGCGACCAGCCGTCGCGCGGTCCGCCGAGGAACGACGCCTGGTCGCGGACCCAGCCGCCGCTGCTCACCCGCCGGCGACCCTCGTAGCGGTGCATGAAGGTCGCCAGCCCGCCCTGCGGGTGGTGGTCGCCGAAGTACTCGACGACGTCGATCTCGCTGCCGGCCGCCCCGGGGTACATCCCGCTGGCGGGCTGGAGCCAGAACGCGCCGTGCTGCCCCCGCATCCGGTGGAAGCGCACGCGGGCAGCGGCGACGCCGTAGCGGAACGCGTAGCGGCCCTCGGTGCCGATGTGGCCGTTGAGGCGGTACGCATAGCTGCCGCGCGCCTTCTCCTGGTCCCTCCCCCGGATCCGGCACCGTCCGGTGGCGTCGGGGTCGACGAGCACGCTGAGCCGCGCCGTGCCGCCCTCCACCCGCACCGCGTCGGGGTCGCCCTTGGCGCACGAGCGCCGGCTGCCCGGGACCACCTCGGGGCTCCGGGTGCTCCAGGACGGGCCGACGGAGGTGCCGGAGAACTCGTCGCCGAACGACGGCCGCAGCCACGGCTGCGTGCTGACCGGGCGGCTGGTGATCCCGCGCAGGCCGCGGGTCGCCATCACCCGCACCCGGTAGGTCAGTGCGTGCCCGTCTGCCGAGGTCGCGGCGGCCATCTCGACGCGGCCGCGGCCGTCCTGGCGGCGCGTCGCGAGGGTGTCCCACGTGCCGTCGCGCAGCACCTGCAACCGCACCCGCCGTCCCTGTCGGGCGGGTCGCGCGGTCACGACCAGTGGCGAACGGGCAGCGTCCGCGGCGGCGGCGTCGCGGCCGCGCTGCACGACCGGCGGCAGCACCTCGAGCCGCACCCGCTGGTGCGGCGTGACCTGCAGCGACGAGCTCGGAGCGGCCTCCTCGCCGTCTCCTGCGGCGTACGACGTGGGCGCCTGCAGCGCGACGGGACCGAGGAGGGCAACGGCGAGCGCGGCGAGGAGGAGGCGGCGGACGGGACGGGGTGACATGGGCGGACCTTCGGTGCCGGCGAGGGGCACGGTGCCCGTCGGGGAGGGAGCGGTTCGCGTGTGGGACGCGCGCCGCGCCGCATCGGTTGTCGCCGACGGGCACCGGGTCTGGTGGGGTCAGGCGCCGACCTGCACCGGCAGCCGCAGCTCGACGCCAGACGGCTCGGGAGCTGCCGGCGCGCACGGACCGGGCTCGCCGACCACCATCGGGACCTCGGCGACGAACTCGCTGCCGATCCCGACCTCGCTGCGCACCCGCAGGGCACCGCCCATGAGCGTGACCAGCTGGTGCGCGATCGCCAGGCCCAGGCCGCTGCCTCCGTGGCGACGGGTGCTGGTGCCGTCGACCTGCTCGAAGGCGGAGAAGACCGAGTCGAGGCGCTCGCGCTCGATGCCGATGCCGGTGTCGGAGACGACCAGCTCGACCCAGACCGTGGAGCCTCGGAGCGCGGGTCCGTTGTCGGAGCGTCGCAGGTCGAAGCGGACCCGTCCCTCGTCGGTGAACTTCAGTGCGTTGTCGAGCAGGTTGCCGGCGACCTGCATCAGCCG
This genomic interval from Nocardioides palaemonis contains the following:
- a CDS encoding error-prone DNA polymerase, whose protein sequence is MGWNNPAMHWKELERRLSGLPGADDAPVSRRKRAAVEPPRIERPARVTPYAELHCHSHFSFLDGASSPAELVEEAVRLGLHALAITDHDGFHGAPMLAEAAAAHGLPTVYGAELSLGLSGPQNGVPDPEGSHLLVLARGVEGYHRLAAAMTDAHLRGDEKGRPVYDLDELGEQGRGHWVVLTGCRKGLVRQALAAGGEAAASEALDRLTSLFGLRDVLVELSPRPGADATNDVLARLAGVHGLDLVAAGNVHHATPQRHRLASAMAAVRARRSLADMDGWLDLGGSSHLRSGAETAAALAAHPDAVTRSVTLADELAFDLRKASPALPKRQIPEGHTADSWLRVIAERGFAERYVGTPHEAEARERLEHELRVISEKDFAGYFVIVHDIVAFARERRILCQGRGSAASSAVCYALGITAVDAVFYKLPFERFISAHRDEEPDIDVDFDSDRREEVIQWVYDTYGRRNAAQVANIITYRPRMAVRDAAKALGFSPGQQDAWSKQVDGWPSMSNGGRVVTGDAGDASAHDIPDPVVALAEELMGAPRHLGIHSGGMVLTERPIGEVCPIERARMDRRTVLQWDKDACESMGLVKFDLLGLGMLGALDHMMRLVAEHLGEEWDLASMPKEEPAVYDMLCRADSIGVFQVESRAQIGTLPRLRPREFYDLAIEIALIRPGPIQGGAVHPYVRRATGQEPVTYDHPELVPVLERTKGVPLFQEQLMAMAVTLGDCTRDDADLLRRAMGSKRGVERIESVKAKLYSGMERRGITGDLADSIYVKILSFANFGFAESHALSFALLVYASSWFKLHYPAAFLAGLLRNQPMGFYSPQSLVGDARRHGVEVRRPDVTRSAAQADLEPLVVGPARAGGRAACCQPRFERVEWVPGTPDPVPDHRRDGGHAVRLGLDSVRGIGLDVARRIVAAREEAPFTGVTDLSRRAGLTSAQLEALATAGAFDAWGMQRREALWAAGFAEAADHLPGVTPAPAAPTLPGMSEPEITLADLWATGISPERHPVEHLRDQLRSAGVRSVADLATTEAGRRVHVGGLVTHRQRPGTAMGVTFLNLEDETGMLNVVCSVGVMKAHRQAARNRVAVVIRGRLERNEGVTNLVADRVEPIDVVVPGAGAVLQARASSRDFR
- a CDS encoding protein adenylyltransferase SelO, with the translated sequence MTSAPAPTLALSHRFAQDLPELALPWQARETPDPRLLVLDERLAADLGLDPDWLRTPDGVGLLTGTRLPDGATPVAQAYSGHQFGGWSPRLGDGRALLLGELQDTSGRLRDLHLKGSGRTPFSRGGDGLAAVGPMLREHVVSQAMHALGIPTTRSLAVVATGDVVHRETVLPGAVLARVASSHLRVGSFQYAAATGDTDLLRRLADHAIARHHPAAADAGHPHLALLESVIAAQAALVAQWMLVGFVHGVMNTDNTTISGETIDYGPCAFVDAFDPAAVFSSIDTDGRYAFGQQPVVLEWNLARFAETLLPLLADEQEAAVAVAVDALGRFRPLYSAAWTAGMRAKLGLTDDVAGETVSDLSGDLLRLMADHHVDHTSFFRRLGRAARGDAEPARSLVLDLAGFDAWADRWRALGPDAVVMDRTNPAYVPRNHLVEEALDAATDGDLDPLERLLEAVTTPFDERPGLERFLEPAPASFGAYRTFCGT
- a CDS encoding peptide chain release factor 3, translated to MPDTRPRRTFAVISHPDAGKSTLTEALALHARVITEAGAVHGKGDRRATVSDWMAMEKARGISITSAALQFVHQDHVINLVDTPGHSDFSEDTYRVLSAVDSAVMLVDAGKGLEPQTLKLFKVCALRGIPVMTVINKWDRPGLSALELMDLIQEKIGLRPTPLTWPVGEAGDFRGVIDRRTGEFVKYTRTAGGATRAPERRMDAAEVEEADALPWATAVEEHELLSLDEADHDQERFLAGETTPVMFASALQNFGVAQLLDLLLDIAPDPGPTAGVDGSVRQVDDPFSAFVFKVQSGMNNAHRDRLAYARVVSGTFERGMVVNHAATGKPFATKFAQSVFGRDTAAVETARPGDIIGFVNAQALRVGDTVHVGERIEYPPVPSFAPEHFVTASAGDIGRYKQFRRGIEQLDQEGVVQVLRSDLRGDQNPVLAAVGPMQFEVVEDRMTHEFNSPIRFSRLDYQVARRTDAAGAAALAGKRGVEVLERSDGTRLALFVDQWRAMVTARDNPDIMLEALPAGGS
- a CDS encoding HU family DNA-binding protein, producing the protein MNKRELVDAVAEKTDLSKSDAEKALDAVFGAVASALEAGDKVAVPGFGTFDVRERAARTGRNPQTGETMEIAASRSAGFKPATALKTALNG
- a CDS encoding Fur family transcriptional regulator codes for the protein MSTTDPTPRAFGEKGRRDTRQRRALREHLEASDTFTSAQRVYDDLRAGGDKVGLATVYRTLQAMAEAGEVDTLRTDDGETLFRKCGPRHHHHLVCRRCGRTVEVDGPSVERWATQAAEDHGFTDVTHVVELFGHCPACR
- a CDS encoding type B 50S ribosomal protein L31; its protein translation is MLVLRSCSEAGHAPPYGPVAFRDRSTGHLVLTRSTLVGREASERVEVDGVTYPVVDVDVTSDSHPFWTGTARTLDSEGRVEKFRRRYGAGR